In a single window of the Notamacropus eugenii isolate mMacEug1 chromosome 4, mMacEug1.pri_v2, whole genome shotgun sequence genome:
- the C4H6orf52 gene encoding putative uncharacterized protein C6orf52 homolog isoform X2, protein MKAELQLDDCGTYYQHQTCYLQSDFEPCFEYNYNFLFYENIQNVCSAKENPKDLAEIPAVSEAWTTSNDEEQTEDPQIPLDIENLNKEFMVGSEELYDSLMNCHWQPLDTVVSRIPNDIQE, encoded by the exons ATGAAGGCTGAGTTGCAACTTGACGACTGTGGTACCTATTACCAACACCAAACCTGCTATTTGCAGTCTGATTTTGAACCATGTTTTGAATATAActataactttttattttatgagaATATTCAGAATGTCTGCTCTGCAAAGGAGAACCCAAAAGATCTAGCTGAAATTCCAGCTGTGTCAGAG GCTTGGACTACAAGTAATGATGAGGAGCAAACTGAAG ATCCACAGATTCCCTTGGATATTGAGAACCTGAACAAGGAATTTATGGTGGGAAGTGAAGAGCTCTATGACTCCCTAATGAATTGTCACTGGCAGCCTCTGGATACTGTTGTTTCTAGAATCCCAAATGACATCCAGGAGTAA
- the C4H6orf52 gene encoding putative uncharacterized protein C6orf52 homolog isoform X3 yields the protein MPGCPPTRLCFSEHYSSHNGSSMDFPKNVCSAKENPKDLAEIPAVSEAWTTSNDEEQTEDPQIPLDIENLNKEFMVGSEELYDSLMNCHWQPLDTVVSRIPNDIQE from the exons ATGCCGGGCTGCCCGCCTACACGCCTGTGTTTTAGTGAACACTATTCGTCACATAACGGCAGTTCCATGGATTTTCCTAAG AATGTCTGCTCTGCAAAGGAGAACCCAAAAGATCTAGCTGAAATTCCAGCTGTGTCAGAG GCTTGGACTACAAGTAATGATGAGGAGCAAACTGAAG ATCCACAGATTCCCTTGGATATTGAGAACCTGAACAAGGAATTTATGGTGGGAAGTGAAGAGCTCTATGACTCCCTAATGAATTGTCACTGGCAGCCTCTGGATACTGTTGTTTCTAGAATCCCAAATGACATCCAGGAGTAA
- the C4H6orf52 gene encoding putative uncharacterized protein C6orf52 homolog isoform X1: MAGSSTSLDFDLTQQNNYFWYWQRMKAELQLDDCGTYYQHQTCYLQSDFEPCFEYNYNFLFYENIQNVCSAKENPKDLAEIPAVSEAWTTSNDEEQTEDPQIPLDIENLNKEFMVGSEELYDSLMNCHWQPLDTVVSRIPNDIQE; encoded by the exons ATGGCTGGGAGTTCGACTTCTCTAGATTTTGACTTGACTCAACAAAACAATTATTTCTGGTACTGGCAAAG GATGAAGGCTGAGTTGCAACTTGACGACTGTGGTACCTATTACCAACACCAAACCTGCTATTTGCAGTCTGATTTTGAACCATGTTTTGAATATAActataactttttattttatgagaATATTCAGAATGTCTGCTCTGCAAAGGAGAACCCAAAAGATCTAGCTGAAATTCCAGCTGTGTCAGAG GCTTGGACTACAAGTAATGATGAGGAGCAAACTGAAG ATCCACAGATTCCCTTGGATATTGAGAACCTGAACAAGGAATTTATGGTGGGAAGTGAAGAGCTCTATGACTCCCTAATGAATTGTCACTGGCAGCCTCTGGATACTGTTGTTTCTAGAATCCCAAATGACATCCAGGAGTAA